In one Streptomyces sp. T12 genomic region, the following are encoded:
- a CDS encoding carbohydrate ABC transporter permease — translation MSASELTIPQVEKDQKPKRERPRGMGAGKQLHAGPLTYVVLTVFALVSLAPLVWTAIAASRTDRRLAETPPPLWFGGNLFKNMERAWEEGGLGTAMFNTTFVAATITISTVVFATLAGFAFAKLRFRFSGVLLMLTIGTMMVPPQLAVVPLYLWMADLGWSNQLQTVILPTLCTAFGTFFMRQYLLQALPTELIEAARVDGASSLRVVWHVVFPAARPAMAVLGLLTFVFAWNDFLWPIIALNQENPTVQVALNSLGTGYVPDQAVIMAGALLGTLPLLIAFLLFGKQIVGGIMQGAVKG, via the coding sequence ATGAGCGCAAGTGAACTGACGATTCCTCAGGTCGAGAAGGATCAGAAGCCCAAGCGCGAGCGCCCCCGGGGGATGGGCGCGGGCAAGCAACTGCACGCCGGCCCGCTCACCTACGTCGTCCTGACCGTCTTCGCGCTGGTCTCGCTGGCCCCGCTGGTGTGGACGGCGATCGCGGCCTCGCGCACCGACCGGCGGCTCGCGGAGACCCCGCCACCGCTGTGGTTCGGCGGGAACCTGTTCAAGAACATGGAGCGGGCCTGGGAGGAGGGCGGGCTCGGCACCGCGATGTTCAACACCACGTTCGTCGCGGCCACGATCACCATCAGTACGGTGGTGTTCGCCACCCTCGCCGGCTTCGCCTTCGCCAAGCTGCGGTTCCGGTTCTCCGGCGTCCTGCTGATGCTGACGATCGGCACGATGATGGTCCCGCCGCAGCTGGCGGTCGTACCCCTGTATCTGTGGATGGCGGACCTCGGCTGGTCGAACCAGCTCCAGACGGTCATCCTGCCGACGCTGTGCACGGCCTTCGGTACGTTCTTCATGCGCCAGTACCTGCTGCAGGCGCTGCCGACCGAGCTGATCGAGGCGGCGCGGGTGGACGGCGCGAGCAGTCTGCGGGTCGTCTGGCACGTGGTCTTCCCGGCGGCCCGGCCGGCGATGGCGGTCCTCGGCCTGCTGACCTTCGTGTTCGCCTGGAACGACTTCCTGTGGCCGATCATCGCCCTGAACCAGGAGAACCCGACCGTGCAGGTCGCCCTCAACTCCCTCGGCACCGGTTACGTCCCCGACCAAGCGGTGATCATGGCGGGCGCCCTGCTCGGCACGCTGCCGCTGCTGATCGCCTTCCTGCTGTTCGGCAAGCAGATCGTGGGCGGCATCATGCAGGGCGCGGTCAAGGGCTGA